The genomic interval CGAAGTCGTTGGTCCACACCACCTCGCCGTCGCCGGAGAGGAGCGCCCAGGGGGTGCCGATGGCGTCCGGGAGGACGAAGTAGAGCGCACCCGCCTGTTCCCAGAGCGCGACGCGGTGGCTCCCCGGTTCATGCACCCAGGTGTGGACCTGGTCGCCGCGGAGCTCGTGGAGGAGCTGGTGGCCGTCCCAGACGTAGCGGACGTCCACGCCCGGGCCCTGCTTCGAGATGCGGCGCCCGAGCCCGTCATAGCGGTAGGTCCAGCGCGAGCCGTCGGGCCGCACCAGCCCGATGAGCTGGCCTTCCGCATCCCACTCGTAGCTCCAGTGCTCGGTGGTCTCATCCGCGCGATGGAAGAGGGTCTTCCGGACGAGCTGTCCCGCGGCGTCGTACTGGTAGGCCGCGGAGCCGTCGTCGGAGTGGACCTGGGACAGCCGGCTGCCTTCGCCGTAGCTGGAGCGGCTGAAGTGACCTCCGCCCATCTCCGCGCCGATGACATCCGGAGACCTGGGGGTTCCGCGCTCCCGCTCCTGTTGTTCCTGCTCGAACCAGCGAAGCAGCTCGTCGTGGGTCTCGAATCGCATCGCCCAACGGCGATTGCCGACGGCATCGTGTTCATAGGCGGAGGATGGGCCCTGCTCACGCACCACGGCCTTCAGGCGCCCGGTCTCCGTGTGGATGAAGCGCGAGCTTCCCCGCGTGGAGTCCAGCAGCGAGCGCGTCAGTCCCGTGGGACCATGGCTTCGCTCTTGCCACAGCCGGGGAGCACCTGTCTCCGAGGTCGATTCCCGGCGCAGCTGCGATGCGGTCCGATACCGCTGCGCGACCACCCGGTCCATGACGTCATGGGTGAACTCGAGAGCACCGATTTCGCCCAGGTGGCGCGTGTGGACCCGGCCGACTTCGTCGCGCTCGAAGCGGAGGGTGACCTCGCCGCGCCGGAGCCCCGTGCAGCGGCCCGCGTTGTCCCAGGTGTAGTGGACCTCGCCTCCCATCTCGGTGGAGACCGAGACGCGGCGCCCCAGCGCATCGAAGCGCCGCTGGACGCGCAGACCGTTCTGCACCTCCGCGGTGATTCGCCCCAGGGCATCCCGCTCCAGGATGAGTTCGGAGTGCGCCGTGATGACTTTCGAGAGATAGCCGTTGGCGTCGTACTCGAGCTTCGTCTCCGAGCCGTCCTCGGCCTGCCGATGAACGAGCAGCCCGAAGTCATCGTAGGTAAAGCGGGTCCGCCGCCCGAGCGGGTCGACGGTGGCGATGCAGCGCCCGGAGGTGTCGTACTCGAGGGTCTGGACTCTCCCGTCGCTGAACGTGCGCTGGATGAGGTTGCCATCCGCGTCGAACGTCTGCCGATAGATGCGGCCGTCAGGGTCCCTGACCTCCAGGAGCCGTCCTGGCTCCGTATCCCAGACAAAGGCCGTGGAGTGGCCGTCCGCGTCCGTGGCCTCGAGGAGATTGCCGCAAGGATTCAGGCGGATTCGCGTGGTCGAGCCATCGGGAGCGGTGAGTGAGTCGAGCCATCCGTCCTGGCCCCAGTGGATCTTCCAGGGGGCCTGCTCTGGGAACTCCGCCCGCGAGGGCTGGCCGCTCTTGTTGAGCTGGAGCCGGTAGGTCAGTCCCAGCGGGTCCACGCCTTCCACGAGCCGTCCCTGGGCGTCGTACTGGAAGCTCCAGAGGCTCCCCATCGCATCGATGTGGGAGGTGTTTCGTCCCTGGGCATCCCAGCCCCATTGCGCCGACCCCCCCAGCGGATTGGTCAGCCGCAAGGGCTCGCCGAACTCGTTGTAGTCGCAGCGCCAGCGTCCACCTTGCTCATCGGTCGTGCCGAGCACGTTGCCCGCGGCGTCGTACTCGTAATCGACTCGCAGCCCGTTCCAGTCCCGCGTGGTGACGAGCCGGTGCTCGTCGTCCTGCGCGAACTCGAGGACCTTTCCCTGGGGCAGCTCGAGCCGGCACATGTGACCGAGTGAGTCGTAGTGATAGGCCGTGCGAGCCTTGGCGGGCCCGTGGAAGACGGCCAGCCGGCCGTGTTCGTCGTACTCGTATGCGGCCTTGACGCCGAGGGGTGTCTGAATCTCCAGGACCTGGCCGGACGTGTTGTAGTGGTAGACGGCCGTGTGACCGTGGCTGTCGGTCACCTCGGTCTGCTGTCGCTCGGAATGAAAGACGAGGGAGCGTTCCTGGAAGCGCTCCGTGCCGCTCGTGTACACGCAGCGGCCGTGCGCGTCGTAGCGGAAGGTATAGAGCGCACCGGTGCGAGTCGCCTCGGTCGTCATCCGGCCCGCGGCGTCATACTCGAACGAGGCCACGAGCTGATTCGAGGCATGCACACGCGCGAGCCGTTGCTGCCCGTCATATTCGTACCGCACCAGGCGCTGGTCGACGGGGCCCTCTTGCAGGACCTCGGAGAGCCGCCCGTTCGAGAGGTAGTTCAGCTGGAGTTGGTGCCCCGAGCGGGTGTTGCGAACCTCCCAGAGACGGTTGTTCCGGTAGCGGAAGTCGAGCCTCGCCCGGCCATTCTTGCCCAGGGACACCAGTGCGTAGTGGGGCCCCGCGCCGATTCGCTCGAAGACCGTCTGGAAAGGGTAGACGGAGAGGGAGTAGCGCAGCAGGAGGATGCGCTCCTCGGGCAACCGCCGGAGCTCGATGCCCGCGGAGGGAACCACGAGCCGGCCTGTCCGGTCGAAGTCGCCCGCGAAGTCATCGAGCGCAATCTCTGCCCCCTGGTCATCGGTGAGGGCGAAGCCATCCAGGGTCTGCCGGAGCGAGCGCGAATAGCCCATGCGCCAGCCGGGCCCCAAGGCTTCGTCACCCCGGGCGGCTCCGAGCAGGGCGGTGTTGTAGAACCGGGTGACTTGGAGAGGGATTGAGCCCGGGAGGGTGACATCCGTCCAAGTGTGGAACATGGCACCCGTGGCGATATCCACCGGATGCCCGACCGCGACACGTCCCCCCTGGTTATCCATGGGAGGAAGGTTAGCTGGGGTGAAGCGCGGGTGAACAGGATGCCCTGCGTCTAACCGGTTACCGCGCGGGGGGATACTTCTGGAGCTTTCGCTGAAGCGAGCGGCGGTGGATGCCCAGCTTGCGCGAGGCTTCGGAGATGTTGCCGCCACAGTCGGCGAGCACGCGGTGGATGTGCTCCCACTCCGCGCGCGCCAGCGAAGGCGCCTCGAAGGTCTCCGGCGCGGCGAGCGAGGGTTCTCCCGACGCTCGCGCGAAGGCCGCGAGGATGTCGTCCACGTCCGCGGGCTTCGGCAGGTAGTTCACCGCCCCCAGCCGGATGGCATCCACCGTGGTCGCGATGCTCCCGTAACCGGTGAGGACGATGGCCCGCGTCGACGCATCCACCGCCAGCAGGTCCTTCACCACCTCCAGGCCGCTGCGCCCCGGCATCCGCAGGTCCACCACCGCGTACTCGGGTGACTCCCGCTTCGCCGCCGCCAGCGCCTCCTCGTGATTCCCCGCCGTGGTGACGTCCCAGCCACGCTCGCGGAACGCTCGCGCCAGCCGCTCGCGGAGCGTCGCGTCGTCGTCCACCAGCAACAGACTGGGGCGATGCCCGTCCCCACCCGAGGTGCTCACGGCCTCGCCTCCTGTGCCGCGGGCGGATGCTCCGAGGCCGTCACCTCGGGTGTCCCGAGTGGCAAGGCGAGGCTCGCGACCGTTCCTTGTCCCGGCGTGGAGCGCAGCTCCAACGTGCCGCCGAGTTGCTCCGCCAACGTGCGCGCGAGGAAGAGCCCCAGGCCCATGCCTTCACCTGGAGCCTTCGTCGTGAAGAACGGCTCACCCGCGCGCGCCAACACCTCCACCGGCATCCCCGCTCCTCCATCGCGCACCTCCAGGCGCACGTTCCCTCGGCCCGACACCACGCGCAGCTCCACCGGCCGTGACGGCGTGGAGGCCTGGAGCGCGTTCTTCACCAACCCTCGCACCACCCGCGCCAGCGCGCGCGGCGGCCCCTGCACTTGAGACTGGCGCAGCTCCGTGGGGAGTTCCACGCGCACCCGCTCCACGCCCGTCAGCTCCGCCAGCGAGTCCTCCACCAGCCGCCCCAGCGGCATGGGCTGGAACGCCTCGCCCGTCGTCTGCCCCGCGTCCGCGGACATCTGCACCAGCACATCCCGGCAGCGGTCCACCTGCTGGCGGATGAGCCGCAAATCCTCGCGCACCGCCTCGGACGTCCCCGCCGCCGTCAGCGCCCGCTCCACTTCCTTGGACACCACCGCGATGGTCGACAGCGGCGTGGAGAGCTCATGCGCCGCGCCCGCCGCCAACGTCGCCAGCGAGGCCACCTTCTCCCGCCGCGCATGCTGCGCCCGCGCCTGCGCCAGCTCCTGCTCGCGCTCCTCCAACGCCCGCGTCACCCGCTGCACGAAATACACGATGAAGCCCGCCGCCACCGCGAACGCCACCCACATGCCACTCAGGTGCAGCCGCATCAGCGCCGCATGGTCCGGCCGCGGCAGCCCCGGCGCGATGTCCACGTCCTGCAACACGAAGAGCGAACCAAACGCCGCCAGCGTGAAGCCCAGCAGGCTCCACATCCACCGCGCCGGCAGCAGCACCGTGCCCAGCGCCACGTTCACCAGATACAGCGTGGTGAACGGGTTGTGGGTTCCACCGCTGAGCGCCAAAAGCCCCGTGAGCACCAGCGTGTCCCACAACATCAACTTGCCAATGGTCGCCTCCGTCACCCGCGCGCGCCCCAGCCAGGCGCGCACCACCAGGTTCGTCGCGGCCTCCAGGCCCAGGAGCCCCGCGAGCACCGGCACCGGCAGCACCAGCTCCAACCCGTACGCCGCCACCGCGATGACCACCGCCTGGCCCAACAGCAGGCCCCAGCGCAGCCGCAGCAGCCACTCCAGGTTGATGCGCGCGCGCGAGGCGGGCTCGTTGGCGACGGAAGGCGTCATGGTGCGGCAGGAGACCCGACCGACGCGGACCGCGCCACATTTCCCAGCAGGTCCACGTCGCGTGGAGACTCGCCAGGTCCCATGCCGTCCAGCCACGAGTCCCACGCCAGCGTGAAGACCCGCGCCGCCCTGGGCGAGTCCTCCGTCAGCTCCAGCCCCTCCAGCGCCACGTCCACCGAGTACCGCCCGCGGGTCTCCACCTCGAAGGCCCGCGCCGCGTCGCCCTGGGTCCCCTGGACATGCAGGCTCAAGCCCACCATGTCCACGGGCTTGGGGCGCTCCATCGCGGACGTCAGGCCCACCGCGTCCGAGTCCGCCGGCTCGAAGGTGAGCCGCGCCCGGCAGTAGCGCCCCGGCGGCGGACGCATCACCCCCAGCGGCGACACCTCTCCATCCACGTCCCCCAGCGCCACGACGTGCGGCGTGCCCAGCCGCAAGGCATTGGAGGTCGAATGCGCCCACGCCGTGCCCACCGGCGCCAGCTCGTGCCACAGCTTGCGCCAGCCCGTGGCCTCGCATGGCACCAGCTCCACGCTGCCCAGCGTGAAGAGCGCCCCGTCGAGTGTCACGCGCTCACCCTCGTTCGTCACCAGCGTGCGAACGCCCGCGCCCTCGGGCACGGCGCGCGCGCGGGCCGTGGTGAGCCCCAGCGTCAACTCCACGCCCGCGATGCGCTCACCTCCACCACAGCCGGTCACGCAGAACAAGAGCGAGGACAGGACCCACGGTTTCACGGCGGCAGGCATGGCGTCAGAGGTCGTACGCGACGGACATCATCGCGATGGGGGTTGGGGCCACGCGTCCGCGCAGCTGGTTGAAGAAGGGGACGCGCACACCGGCCGCCACCACGAAGTCGGTGCTGGGACTGAAGAGCACGTCGGGCGACGCATAGCCGATGACTCCGCCCCCGTTCTCCTCCTGCTCTCCGTCGATGTCGGCGGCCGCCTCGATGCGTCCATCGAG from Myxococcus stipitatus carries:
- a CDS encoding RHS repeat-associated core domain-containing protein → MDNQGGRVAVGHPVDIATGAMFHTWTDVTLPGSIPLQVTRFYNTALLGAARGDEALGPGWRMGYSRSLRQTLDGFALTDDQGAEIALDDFAGDFDRTGRLVVPSAGIELRRLPEERILLLRYSLSVYPFQTVFERIGAGPHYALVSLGKNGRARLDFRYRNNRLWEVRNTRSGHQLQLNYLSNGRLSEVLQEGPVDQRLVRYEYDGQQRLARVHASNQLVASFEYDAAGRMTTEATRTGALYTFRYDAHGRCVYTSGTERFQERSLVFHSERQQTEVTDSHGHTAVYHYNTSGQVLEIQTPLGVKAAYEYDEHGRLAVFHGPAKARTAYHYDSLGHMCRLELPQGKVLEFAQDDEHRLVTTRDWNGLRVDYEYDAAGNVLGTTDEQGGRWRCDYNEFGEPLRLTNPLGGSAQWGWDAQGRNTSHIDAMGSLWSFQYDAQGRLVEGVDPLGLTYRLQLNKSGQPSRAEFPEQAPWKIHWGQDGWLDSLTAPDGSTTRIRLNPCGNLLEATDADGHSTAFVWDTEPGRLLEVRDPDGRIYRQTFDADGNLIQRTFSDGRVQTLEYDTSGRCIATVDPLGRRTRFTYDDFGLLVHRQAEDGSETKLEYDANGYLSKVITAHSELILERDALGRITAEVQNGLRVQRRFDALGRRVSVSTEMGGEVHYTWDNAGRCTGLRRGEVTLRFERDEVGRVHTRHLGEIGALEFTHDVMDRVVAQRYRTASQLRRESTSETGAPRLWQERSHGPTGLTRSLLDSTRGSSRFIHTETGRLKAVVREQGPSSAYEHDAVGNRRWAMRFETHDELLRWFEQEQQERERGTPRSPDVIGAEMGGGHFSRSSYGEGSRLSQVHSDDGSAAYQYDAAGQLVRKTLFHRADETTEHWSYEWDAEGQLIGLVRPDGSRWTYRYDGLGRRISKQGPGVDVRYVWDGHQLLHELRGDQVHTWVHEPGSHRVALWEQAGALYFVLPDAIGTPWALLSGDGEVVWTNDFDTWGQSQAAPSGFAARFVGQWADDESGLHYNFFRYYDPTTGQYLSPDPLGLRGGLNDYRYVANPLDWVDPFGLTDGCGSDTIIVYRAHVLESDPDKITGGMLRRLMEGGMDSTTAHQHWQAHRDAVMNLMAALRNGTLDERGFRQLRNALQDAQATGMKSPFISTTFDRAGAESSVAAHLARGTPAELLAIQGPREGGVDFNATFDQIPQGRSPGRVAKNDAGMQEFGIPDLFVPRTGTSASGFHVIPVPDP
- a CDS encoding ATP-binding protein yields the protein MTPSVANEPASRARINLEWLLRLRWGLLLGQAVVIAVAAYGLELVLPVPVLAGLLGLEAATNLVVRAWLGRARVTEATIGKLMLWDTLVLTGLLALSGGTHNPFTTLYLVNVALGTVLLPARWMWSLLGFTLAAFGSLFVLQDVDIAPGLPRPDHAALMRLHLSGMWVAFAVAAGFIVYFVQRVTRALEEREQELAQARAQHARREKVASLATLAAGAAHELSTPLSTIAVVSKEVERALTAAGTSEAVREDLRLIRQQVDRCRDVLVQMSADAGQTTGEAFQPMPLGRLVEDSLAELTGVERVRVELPTELRQSQVQGPPRALARVVRGLVKNALQASTPSRPVELRVVSGRGNVRLEVRDGGAGMPVEVLARAGEPFFTTKAPGEGMGLGLFLARTLAEQLGGTLELRSTPGQGTVASLALPLGTPEVTASEHPPAAQEARP
- a CDS encoding response regulator transcription factor; this translates as MSTSGGDGHRPSLLLVDDDATLRERLARAFRERGWDVTTAGNHEEALAAAKRESPEYAVVDLRMPGRSGLEVVKDLLAVDASTRAIVLTGYGSIATTVDAIRLGAVNYLPKPADVDDILAAFARASGEPSLAAPETFEAPSLARAEWEHIHRVLADCGGNISEASRKLGIHRRSLQRKLQKYPPAR